A portion of the Sabethes cyaneus chromosome 3, idSabCyanKW18_F2, whole genome shotgun sequence genome contains these proteins:
- the LOC128739901 gene encoding uncharacterized protein LOC128739901, protein MPRVLGPLQKQDFIDAENHLYRCAQLTAFAEETAILAKNRSLSNTVKTIPRSSLLYQWCAFLDENGVLRVKGRTKACAFIARDAAEPVILPRDHHVTRLIISSVHERFNHQNHETVINEILQRYRIPRLKAAYRQIRKDCQMCKILLVKRHPPAMGDLPPARLAAFSRPFTHMGIDYFGPISVSSGTHIEKRWEVIATCLTTRAIHLQIAYTLTTESCVMAIRNIMVRRGIPAMIYSDRGTNFRAASKELQSATAKTDHDALKSEFCKAEPRSRADEQTSNTRSLENTLIEIENIVNSRPLTNIPVDGGDHGVLTPNHLLLGSANGLKSWVTLDDSPVPLRNSWRHSQVLADTFCKQWVRDYLPTITRRTKWFTPVNPIMIGDLVITVDSKLPRNCWLKGRVIATCLAPDSQVRKATVQTASGGIYERPAVSLAVLDVGVGRNTLHQEPSRIPGGGVLITPRRNAHLAPLTTYTTDRQATPIVI, encoded by the exons ATGCCACGAGTACTTGGGCCGTTGCAGAAACAGGACTTCATCGACGCAGAAAATCACCTGTACCGCTGTGCACAGTTAACTGCCTTCGCAGAGGAAACCGCCATCCTCGCAAAGAATCGTTCGTTGTCGAATACAGTGAAAACGATTCCTAGATCTAGTTTACTCTATCAGTGGTGTGCATTCCTAGATGAAAATGGTGTACTACGTGTCAAAGGTCGCACGAAAGCATGCGCATTCATCGCTAGAGATGCAGCTGAACCAGTGATTCTTCCGCGGGATCATCATGTTACCCGCCTCATCATCTCATCAGTTCATGAAAGGTTCAACCACCAGAACCACGAAACAGTGATCAACGAAATACTCCAACGCTACCGCATTCCTCGCCTGAAAGCAGCGTATCGCCAGATCCGGAAAGACTGTCAGATGTGCAAAATCCTTCTCGTTAAGCGACACCCTCCAGCAATGGGAGACCTTCCTCCAGCTCGGCTGGCCGCATTCAGTCGACCCTTCACGCACATGGGAATCGATTACTTCGGTCCGATATCGGTGTCAAGTGGAACACATATAGAGAAACGGTGGGAAGTTATCGCCACCTGCTTAACCACTCGTGCCATTCACCTGCAGATCGCTTACACACTGACAACTGAATCCTGCGTTATGGCTATCCGAAATATCATGGTTAGGAGGGGAATTCCTGCGATGATCTACAGTGATCGAGGAACTAACTTCCGAGCTGCTAGCAAGGAGTTGCAGAGCGCAACAGCGAAAACCGACCACGACGCCCTGAAGAGCGAGTTC TGTAAAGCAGAACCTCGAAGCCGTGCAGACGAGCAGACATCCAACACACGAAGTCTTGAAAACACTTTAATAGAGATCGAGAACATCGTAAACTCTCGCCCACTGACCAACATTCCTGTGGATGGAGGCGATCATGGGGTATTGACGCCCAACCACTTGCTGTTAGGGTCAGCTAATGGTTTGAAATCCTGGGTCACTCTGGACGATAGCCCTGTCCCACTCAGGAACAGCTGGAGACATTCGCAGGTGTTAGCAGACACCTTCTGCAAGCAGTGGGTTCGAGACTATCTGCCTACGATTACTCGTAGGACCAAGTGGTTCACTCCGGTGAATCCGATTATGATCGGAGATTTGGTGATCACTGTTGATTCGAAGCTTCCTCGAAATTGTTGGCTGAAAGGTCGTGTCATCGCTACGTGTCTGGCTCCAGACAGCCAGGTGAGAAAGGCGACAGTGCAAACCGCATCCGGCGGCATCTACGAGCGACCAGCGGTGTCTCTGGCGGTCCTCGACGTAGGCGTAGGAAGGAATACACTTCATCAGGAGCCTTCGCGCATTCCGGGGGGGGGAGTGTTGATTACGCCCCGTCGAAATGCACATCTAGCACCACTGACAACCTACACCACTGATCGTCAGGCTACACCCATTGTCATTTGA